The window CTGTCACATGGAATCCAATTAGGAGCCTCAAACCAATGCAAACCTTACTGCATCCCTATTGAGAGCTGCTGAAAATTAGATCTCCAAATTTTAACTGGCAATTGGGAgtacagatttttttttttttttttttttatcagaggGGAGTACAGATTTAAACACCTACATTATATGGATAGGGACATTCTAAAGACATGCACACTGTGTGCGCGAGTACTTTTATACCCTTGTAAGATCATATGATCATCCTTttgttcattattatttttttatacaaaagtttTAAGTTTTGACATGTAGGCCACATGTTTTATTTGTGTGTGCCATGACAACGAATTTTAAAAGGTTCTAGACATGTCAAGATTTGCCTAGTGTGTCAATAGTGCCATCTGTGAACCAGACACAGCTCCTCTTTAACATGTTTGGGACTTTCAACTAAAGATGGTTATAAGCTTCAAAAGATGGATACCCTATGAGTTCATCTGAAGAGGAAAGACCAAGTGTGTTTAGAATGCTATTTGTAAGCATTGTCTGTGGACCGCGACCATCTTGAGCCCTTATTATTGCTGTCAATGCCTGTGCAGCAATACCATAGCCACTGCAAGGGAGCAAAATCATGTCATCATAGAACCAGTTCTTTCTTGAACAATTCAGATAACAAAATAAAGTGACTGACTTCAATTATCATTATACTTATCTAATATCCATCTAATGTATTAGACAAATAATGACATTTCTTTTATGGAATGCAAAATCATACATATAATCAATGGGAAATCTACAACTTCCaacaaaaaaagtaaataaatctAAACTTCATTTATAGATAGGGACAATGGAATATTAAAGTAACATAGTGTTTGATTGGttattttcaaggaaaaatGACTTTTGATTgtcattataataattttcagtAGCCCATTATTTCAAGGGTGTCAAACTTTAGGAACTGGAAGCAAAATTATTATGGAATTACATAAAtacctttttttaaaacccCACAAGGGTCCATTCAACTTCACAAAAAGCCCGTTTATACTATTTTCTTGTAGAATCATTTCAATACACAAAATGCTTAATCACACTAAAGAAAAGCATCATCCATGAACttagtaaaaattttaatatgagATAGTTATCATAGGTGTTTGACTCAGTATAATTCAGCTACGAAGCTGCATTCCAAACACAGCCCAAGAATGTAACAATTCACTAAGTACTATGAAGCCAATAATTCTATTGACTAGTGCATGATGCGCCTTGAATTTCAGAACACTAGCTAGTTGTGCATGCAAAATGCACATGCCACTTTGACTGAAAatattagtttaaaaattatGCCAAGTTCCATAACACTGCTATAGATAAAATTTCCTTGAGTCCAACTCTAACTTTGTTTTTGCAAACCATAATAGCATTGTATGATTAGTGTTGCAATCTTTCCAgtgaataaagaataaaaggtGTTGAATTTCTTCTGGAAACTCTTGGACCATAGCTTCTGTGTTTGTGTCCAACAGATATGTGTGatgttcaaaataattctttaacAAAATCCTGTGGTTGTAAAATTGAGTAGGCTctctatttattctttttttggttGCAAGGCATAATATGAGAATACTTTTCATCATATTAGAAACTTGGGCTATATTTGTTTTGACTGCACAGAATTGAATTCAAAGGTTACAACCAAATGTAGataagaaaatatgataaattattgtTCAAATTAGTGCAACAAAATTTTCCTccgatatttatttatttattctgaTCAGAAACAACAATGTATTAAATTAAGTTAGGTATtaagaagtacaaaagaaggatgaggaaacctctcaaaaaacaaagaactAAACAGAAGGTACGTTGAACCTCCAAAGTGCTAAGTAAACCTATACAACAGTAAGGTACCACATGAAAATATACAAAACAAATCATAgctctaaaaaagaaaaatttccTCCCAAGCAAACCCTCCTTGCTAGTGCACACCTTTCGAACTACGCACTAAACATGAATCAAGTTGAACCACATTAaagggaatgcccttaaaagttGTGGTGCAAAAGGCCCAAAAGGAGGCAAAGAAATGAATGATATCCCAAAGAGCCCCTGAAGTCCTTgccttatcctaaaaaatcttaACATTTCTTTCCTGTCACACAACCCAAATCAAAGCGAGACAAGGGGTTTGCCTCAAAACCTTGCCCCTAATGGAGCTTCTCAATTCTTTATATGAGATGGTCATCATGTTACATATACTCCTAGGAGGAACTTAGTCCAAATTAGCCAATCTAAATAGTTTGTGCCACAACCCAAAGTTAATGGATAATGTAAGAAAAGATGATCTACCATTTCTTAGAATTCCTtgcttcttaaaaataaaaatcttcagaaaatgaagcaaaatttaaaagaaaatcttGTTTGTATTTTTCTCAATTGGAAGGGGAGAAGAGAGTGGTTTTCTGGTTTGGTTCTATTCACAATGATTGACACTCTCTGCTGAGATAACTGAAGGTGTATCTTGCCTTTCCATCAGTGGGCTCCTAATCTAAAagaacaaatttatatattatgtgGTTTTATTGCTGCTAGGCACTGTTTTCATAGAAtacattcaataaaaaaatagaaacctGTATATGATTGTCAAtttaaaattgtggaaagtaCAAGTTCCATATCCTTTATAACATagggattatttaaaaaactgaaaaatatgTTTACGATAAATTTCCTCATCctcaaccaaacaaacaaacctcATAAAGAAACATGATTACTCAATCACATTGTATAAGAAACATTTTCCTGCTATGCTGCCTCTAAATACCCCACAGTATAATGTTACCATGCTAACATGATGTGTGGGTCTACATATTTCACAGCCATAAAAATGTGCCCTTACAAAGGAATCTATAAAGTAGTTGCCTATTTTATCATGCACAATAAAAAACAATGGTCAAAGAACAGTGCAGCCTCTTTGTTTCTTAGGCTTTATGTGATGTCACTTCAACTATTGACTTGCATCCTTGTGTGAGATGGGAAACTCTTCAGAAATTTAGATGAGAGAATGAGAACAAATATTTAAGTGGCATGGTATCAGTCCACCACATTCTATGAGAAACATAGTCAGATGAATAGGTGGTAATCTCAAAACTGTCATATGACTAGTCACACTTCATTTGTTCTTTGCAACATTTGACAACAGTAAGTGACCTAAAGGATAGACAGGCATGGTTTGGAGAAAGAGTTACACAAAGTCATAGTTCGGTATTGCACCTCACACCTCACACCTCACAAAAAAGGCCATCTCATACTTCATTTGTTCATGATATTTCCACACCCTTGTTGATGTCCTCTTCTTTGCTTAAACTCTATGCCAATCCCAATGCAAATTGGACCAAAGATGTTAAGCATCATGACACTACTGGCTTCTGCATCTTTCTTACTTCCtggaaaaataaaaggtaaGGTCTCATGACATTGGATCGCTGGACCGGAGTATCATACAACAGCCAGCAGACCAAGCATAACAACTTCCATTGGGTATTTTGTTTGTCATCATCATATAGCAGAGATGCTTTCAAAGCCTCATCGCCCCTTATCACATAAGCTTGTTGACTTCATTATAGGGTTGCAGAGAATCCAACCATTCTCTATTTCATTGGAATAAATTGTTATCTCAGGATTTATCAGAAGTTTGAAGGTTGTTTTAGATATAGCGTCATAGTTATACTATAGGATTTTTCTACCAAACATCCATGGGTATGGTACATCCACTTTGTTACTTCTCAAAATAGAACGATGTTACCTCTACAAATGTGACCAGTTACCCTCCAAGCATTGCTAGTTACCTCCCAAATGTGACTACCTTCTGATGTAAATAAAAGATTGGGTAACACAATTAATTTTCTCATCCAATGGCCTGAAAAGCAAAGGTACTATAACTCCAACTTAAGGTAGCATGACTCTATATATAGCATATCTTTGGATTGGTGAGCAATACCCTTGTAATAGAATGTCCAGTTATGTGTTACATCAACCTAGGTAATGGCATGAATTATGACAACATACTTATTTTATCGTTTTGGTGCAGAAAAAGTATGGCTTGGGCAGAtactattttaaatatattaacaaaTGTCAACAAATAAAGTAGCATTAATATAACAATACTTATTGGCTGCCTAAATGCTTACCAAGAACCGTTCATGACATCACCATTGTTTTCAGTTCTTCCTTTAGATCATTCAATATCATAATAGCCAAAGCTTCATAtcatttcaggaaaaaaaaaatgaaaaagaaaaatacaagtgTTAAGCACATACCTTCCCCAATCACCTAAGACAGGTCCAGCACCAGCAGCTCGAGCTTCTCTTCCATCTTCAGTAATCCCATAAGAAATGCACCCCGTACCAGCAATTAAAACACAACCATGAAGCTTTCCCATAGTCCCACTTGCCAGAGCTGCTACAGAATCATTCTGAACATACAGCTTGACATGGCTTGGGAATATGGGCCTGAGAAAATCAACATGGTAGAAACAGAAATAGTGGTCAAATTAGGCGCTAAATATATTTGAAGGATACAAAATCTACATACTTTTTCCAAGAAATCCCATTGCACATAAACAGGAAATCCTGAGCTTTATggatcattttcttgtttttttgcttttacATGCAGTTGAATTGATGTTCAGCAGTATAAATGGAGAATTTAACTAAAAAAGAGCAAAGTGGGTGAGAAGCTCCAAAAGAAAACTACTTAATTAAAAATCCATAGATTactgaaaaataagaaaaccaaaataaccTACAAGATGAGGAATGGAAAACATGAGCAAATAATTATAGAAGAAGCTTTATAAACCCTTAAATGGAGGAGCTATAAGTGCCTATTGAAGAGAAAGACCATGGTTATTGAATCCATTTATGAGATCATCCATTCAGTTAAGCATTTCTCTTTTTCCCAGGTTTCCAATAGCAAAGAAAGATAGCTTTAAGGGCAATCTCCTTGCTCAATTGCCCATACGCAACCAATACAAGAAAACTTTGGGAACCATGTCACATGGACACCTCAAAATGAATACTGGTGTTTCATAACAGAAATAGTTGTGCACATATACTTGCTATACCTATGGAAAGTTTGTGGAGTGCTGTCAGGAAGCATTTGTTTGCCCTACTTAATTGAATTTGTGAAGTCTCGCAGTATTGTCACTGTTAAACAAAATTATCCATGAAGTTTTAAATGTTGATTCTCATTGACTCATTCAATTTCATCCAACATAAAAATGGAATAAGTTAAAGGAAATCCAAAGTGTAACATCAAATAAggtatcttttaaaattttgagtatGAGATAACCACTCCACGTTTCAGAAGTGGAGTCTCTAGAACTAAGTTCATAAGTGGGACTTGGAGAACTAAATATCTTACAGGGAATGAAGATATATGCCAACTGATCAAAACTATGAagaaaagttaaagaaaattttcagaTACCAAACCTTAGCCAACTTAATATCATTTCCTGATCTGTAGGATGGTTAACACCAGAAACACCTAAGCAAACAGCTTGAACAGCAGACCTATTTGAACCTGATTTTGAAAGGGCTTCAGCCATAACCTGTTCCAATGTCTCCCTGGCAGCAGCTTCTGTTGAATCCAAGACATAGGgaagaaaataactaaaagaatCAAGATCTGACAATATTTTCCTTCTCCCgtttcctttttaaattaacTTCACAAGAGAGCTTTTAATTTATGGTCACCATTatcatattgaagttgactttTCATTGCTAATGAAATGATGATGATCATAACAgatcaacaaataaaaaagggaagaagattATCTATCTTGAAAACTAATTGTAGGTGACAGAAAAcataattctcaaaaactaaaattgaaTGGAATGATCTCACCTCCAAAAGCTGATTATTGACGAAATGTCATCTAATTATAACACCTCCACTTCAAAATTTAACATGTTAGTGAATAAGATTTTAAACCATGTCAATGTAGGATATTGTTTTGCTACAAATTGCTCCAATGCACATAATTATATCGATTTGATCACCTCACACCACTGTTGAATAGTGTTATAttctaataaatttttacaaaatactACAAATAGAGGCATTAACTATATAATTCCAAAGAACACAACCGATAGAACCCTAACTAACAACGTTCTTTTTCCATTCAATCCAtttttgttccatttgtcaCTTGCCAAGGGGCGACAACTACAAAGACTTGTCAAATCTTTCATACATAATTGATAATACAATCACAAAGTTCCAAAATTTATAAATCCCTTCACCCTACCATCCTCCATTTCCTCTACGCTGGAACCACAACTTTTCCTCCAGAACTTcacaattttccattttctattaATTGTTCATCATAATTCACATTCAATAGTAGATGAAATCAAATGAAGAAGAGCGAATGTAGGAGTTAGAGGTAGGGGGAAAATTAATACCTCCAACGCTGTTGTGGTTGGAACAACCGGCGACGGCGCGGGCGAGGAGGGGAGGAGGATCGGAGTGagggtggaggtggaggtgttGGAGAGGGATGCAGACGCAGACGGTGGAGGTGGTGCCACCGTCCAAGCCCAAAACAACGTGGGAGGGAGCATCGGGAGGCGGAAGGGCTTGGTGGTGGCGCTCGAAGCTCCAGACGTCTCCAATGGTGTACCCATTCTTCATCCTCGACGATGTCTCCCAGGCGACTGCGGTAGAGAATTTAAAAGAGGGAAAAGTTGGTTAATgtttttcaattcaattctcATTTTATACCACCACTTttgttttctgatttttttttttttaaatcttaattttatttattcatttattttatcttaattttatttatttctcctTCGAGTCTTACTTTCTTATATCttcttttgatttaattttagtCATATATTATCAAcgtttaaattaaaattttgatataaaaaaattaccgtataatttttttattgagaaaTGTTATGATTATTTGCTTTAATTTATTCGGATTTTTTCAAATGACATATTTGAGGTGTTATCTTTTGTATagagatatttaataaaacttaatatttattacttaataacttaagtttactttaaattaagttatatttaaGTTAGTGacttacaatttattatttcatttatattttaagtattaaagttgtttgataaaattaacttagtgacttaattaagttatttaatttaagaattaagattgtttggtaaaattaacttaaattttattttaaatcatcaaatggACATATTTACTCTtgttaattttaactaatattttatatttttactaatattgagtaataaaagaatatattaaatatttatatttaaagtattgcaaaaacatgagaaaactataaaaatatttacctTAAAATATGAGCTATGGATATTGAGTCATAGTTATAAAGTATATTTACTCTAAATATGGGTAAATgaaataaacatgttttaatattaaagataagttaatattttgattttatacttaagattatttttttattttaagttgtaatattaagttattttatcaaacatgcttaatttgtttaatgatttaaattaaatcattaagttattttaagtcattaaattgatttatcgaACATTCACTTAATTATGAACTTTTATCAACGGATTAAGAGATATTCTCTTTTGTTTAcctaaatatgttattttattatttatattaaaaaaattgttatttatcTATTTCCTTAAATTATTGTTATAAGTAATTATACAATTATAAGCTTTGGATTATGGCCCAAAtggattttaatttaattaatatatttaaaatttattaattatccttatttttaatgatattttttaaaaatatatatatgagtcTCACGTATAAAATTAAATCCCACGATAAcgataattatttttgttttacttcTTGTACTactaaacaaagaaattaattgTTAACAAGTTgatgataagaaaataaatagtaatttaCTTCATAAACTTCTATAAATAGttagaaatatatttaaaaatatgatgaattaaatttgttattttgaaccttatttccaccctaaaatatcataatacataaaagaataaaattttagaagtgATTTCAAGACTTTACCAacattatgtttggttccaagaaaatgataaagaatGTGATTCTCATGTTTGgctttattattgaaaaatatgaaagaaaaatcaaatataactaaaattaattttaaaatatttaatttttatataaaaaaagctaaaacaagtgaaatgagtttcaaataaaatataaaaataatttatttactctaaaatgatttttttttttcttcactttttatttttttattttatttttatttttccataaattttttgagaaccaaacctAGCTTAAATGCCTAagtttttttaaaggaaaatgtttCTAAGATTGGAAATTATgtctaattaaataatttatttaatcctaTTTTACCAAGATTATCAATTTCATAACAAAACTGCAagagtaatttatttattagtcccatcataaataaatgaaataaaatatatttagaacATCATCAACCTGAATAAGTTATTTGCCATGTTATTTCCATTAACATATTTAGAACATCATGAATAACTCAAATCATCGTACTTAACTCAAATCACCTAACTTAACTCACATTGATGTCAAGACCTTAAACATGGATCCAATttctatttttacattaatattaggtttaaagaatgaaaagaatGCAAATTGTAGGAATTATTTTCCAACCATGGTAAAGGGGTAAATATGCATAAATGAGAGATCCGATGTTTGTGAAGTATGAGTAGACCTAAGTAAGAACAAATATATGAGTcatgaaaataaaagatgatcAATAAATGTTATGGAGTGAAATAGATGGCAAGTAATCATGAAAGAGGAGGTTTGAAGCATTGCCCATATTTTAGGAACTAGCCCACTAACATCACCCCTATCTAGTTAGCGGATCCTTTCTCAAGACTTCAACCATTGCCACTTGACCATCAATATGCATTGCTTACTCTGCCCATGGCACTTATCATTGCAATTGTATCGTTTGTCTCCACACATgctgttgagatattaggaatgctttccttatatcatttagtgttgagatattaggaatgtttaaatattaggaaagttgagatattatgaatattgagatattaggaatattgagatactaggaatattgagatattatgaatattgagatattaggaaagttgagatattaggatattagttgttatttccttatatcattctttctttatatcatcctttctcattcttagaatggtgattaccttctatatatactctgtacatgaacgaatgaaagtatgaatgaaaaaaactaccatttatcaatttgaagatggtatcagagccatggaactgaaatcctggatattttgtcgctatggtagtccgacagcgattaaccatcctaagacaagccctaatattgataagtcaaccttcaaatgcactcacttcAATAAGACTGGTCCCACCAGtttggatatcccacaatttcaaagcaacgactcttggtatgaccaggaaaacaataaggaaccgagggtttgaaccatggacctttagatcatgtttaggctatcaacactttgttattaattataataattgtgatcaacggaagaaggatcccaagaaaacctcgactacaactgttgccgaaataaaaacagaggctaatgttgctgagaaagcctctgcattggtagccgttactgatcatggtggtaagtttttaaatacttttatacctgttattaatagtgcatggataattgattctggtgctacagatcatatgacttttgattctagacaggtttcaccccttagaccttcctcacaaaaaattgtttccacagccaatggtaacacaaccccagtcattgggaaaggatccttaactcttactgatactttgaatttggattctgttttagttgttccatctttagattacaatcttttgtcagtttctcaaatcactatAGCCTTATCttatattgtcattttttggcctgaattttgtgtgattaaggacatccaaacaagacagacgattggttgtggtattaaatggggaaaactctattacttggacttgcaatcaaaggattcaaataagttgcaa of the Vitis vinifera cultivar Pinot Noir 40024 chromosome 10, ASM3070453v1 genome contains:
- the LOC100262927 gene encoding uncharacterized protein LOC100262927, producing MKNGYTIGDVWSFERHHQALPPPDAPSHVVLGLDGGTTSTVCVCIPLQHLHLHPHSDPPPLLARAVAGCSNHNSVGEAAARETLEQVMAEALSKSGSNRSAVQAVCLGVSGVNHPTDQEMILSWLRPIFPSHVKLYVQNDSVAALASGTMGKLHGCVLIAGTGCISYGITEDGREARAAGAGPVLGDWGSGYGIAAQALTAIIRAQDGRGPQTMLTNSILNTLGLSSSDELIGWTYADRSWARIAALVPEVVSCAEAGDQIANKILVDAVQELALSVKAVVQRLCLCGEDGNGSFPIVMVGGVLEANKRWDIGKEVISCIHKNFPGARPIRPKVEPAVGAALLAWNFLTKESKGNCYS